The Procambarus clarkii isolate CNS0578487 chromosome 39, FALCON_Pclarkii_2.0, whole genome shotgun sequence genome window below encodes:
- the LOC123760368 gene encoding uncharacterized protein isoform X1 has protein sequence MVCVTHLLQLLPLLPVLAPPPTHAKFYIGRYKTVLQHTEAANDAGHASNLPYMMHPDEAEGKMAVNRRINKEGRAQTPPWWNTRPAPHHHNFRPPTMFGFYPNNYGNQNNGYSGLQNNDIKYVVPPFTPGGYVHVALQFWIPISIGGFLVSSRDLTTAFKSPNPTAYITKLFLKHLTTNSSDILGGLEGPLVEKGVQNFLDWVLPYLDHFTGRDINTIEAFKFSDVDENKLNSRQKRSSEDSEDGWVTIGEEQTTATPTAPLLSHGSSSLGPAGQGHNDRVLWGGGHLLSHNDILNSDDKVTPSLDFGAPIDTRRYPRPRPSFSHPASYHPYSSSYPPSSDYPSSSDISPPFQLTSFDDIPSGGTGAKRDLDVSTRLSRLDYLFTNLHLDHEECRRRVLCEVSREPDTFDPLSGMINGETRFPGDAQELSRTLLRTAEGARLLSYIEAVKTGEDRSQECDVYRYRCRMRAREVINTDILPIWREVVRWLTVKVLTQDTSLR, from the exons ATGGTGTGTGTGACCCACCTCCTGcagctgctgcctctcctccCGGTGCTCGCCCCACCGCCCACCCACGCTAAGTTCTACATCGGACGGTACAAAACGGTACTGCAGCACACTGAGGCCGCCAATGACGCCGGCCATGCGAGCAACTTACC ATACATGATGCACCCTGACGAGGCGGAGGGCAAGATGGCGGTCAACAGGAGAATCAACAAAGAAGGGCGGGCGCAGACACCGCCCTGGTGGAACACCCGCCCTGCACCACACCATCACAACTTCCGGCCTCCAACAATGTTCGGTTTCTACCCAAATAACTACGGAAACCAGAACAACGGTTACAGTGGTCTTCAGAACAACGAT ATAAAGTATGTTGTGCCGCCTTTCACTCCGGGAGGTTACGTCCATGTTGCACTTCAGTTCTGGATCCCAATCAGCATCGGCGGGTTCTTGGTGAGCAGCCGTGACCTGACAACCGCATTCAAGTCACCAAACCCCACCGCTTACATCACCAAGCTCTTCCTCAAGCACCTGACCACCAATTCAAGTGATATTCTTGGCGGCCTAGAAGGCCCACTTGTAGAAAAAGGAGTTCAAAATTTCCTAGATTGGGTCCTGCCTTACCTTGACCATTTTACTGGCAGAGACATCAACACTATAGAAGCATTCAAGTTTTCAGACGTCGATGAGAACAAACTAAACTCAAGACAGAAGAGGAGCTCGGAGGACTCTGAAGACGGCTGGGTTACCATAGGCGAGGAGCAGACAACAGCGACGCCAACAGCTCCTCTACTGAGCCACGGGTCATCATCCCTGGGACCAGCTGGCCAGGGACACAACGACAGAGTTCTGTGGGGCGGTGGCCATCTTCTCTCCCACAATGACATTCTCAACTCAGACGACAAAGTTACGCCAA GTCTAGATTTTGGTGCTCCAATCGACACGCGCCGCTACCCACGTCCGCGGCCATCTTTTTCTCACCCAGCCTCTTATCATCCTTATTCTTCTTCATATCCTCCATCCTCTGACTATCCTTCCTCGTCGGATATCAGCCCTCCCTTCCAGCTGACGTCCTTCGACGACATCCCATCGGGAGGTACAGGAGCTAAGAGAGACCTTGACGTCAGTACCCGCCTATCCCGCCTGGACTATCTCTTCACTAACCTTCACCTGGACCACGAAGAATGCCGTCGACGAGTATTATGCGAGGTTTCTCGGGAACCTGACACATTTGACCCGCTCTCTGGCATGATTAATGGGGAGACTAG GTTCCCAGGAGATGCCCAGGAGCTAAGTCGCACCTTGTTGAGGACCGCAGAAGGAGCGAGGCTCCTTTCATACATCGAAGCTGTCAAGACTGGGGAAGATCG GTCACAAGAATGTGATGTGTATAGATACAGGTGCAGGATGCGGGCTCGAGAGGTCATTAACACGGACATCTTGCCAATCTGGAGAGAAGTTGTTCGGTGGCTCACAGTCAAGGTTCTTACTCAAGACACCTCACTCCGCTGA
- the LOC123760368 gene encoding uncharacterized protein isoform X2: MIIFSSWILKLLLSFTASAGRRFRGLSPTLYMMHPDEAEGKMAVNRRINKEGRAQTPPWWNTRPAPHHHNFRPPTMFGFYPNNYGNQNNGYSGLQNNDIKYVVPPFTPGGYVHVALQFWIPISIGGFLVSSRDLTTAFKSPNPTAYITKLFLKHLTTNSSDILGGLEGPLVEKGVQNFLDWVLPYLDHFTGRDINTIEAFKFSDVDENKLNSRQKRSSEDSEDGWVTIGEEQTTATPTAPLLSHGSSSLGPAGQGHNDRVLWGGGHLLSHNDILNSDDKVTPSLDFGAPIDTRRYPRPRPSFSHPASYHPYSSSYPPSSDYPSSSDISPPFQLTSFDDIPSGGTGAKRDLDVSTRLSRLDYLFTNLHLDHEECRRRVLCEVSREPDTFDPLSGMINGETRFPGDAQELSRTLLRTAEGARLLSYIEAVKTGEDRSQECDVYRYRCRMRAREVINTDILPIWREVVRWLTVKVLTQDTSLR, translated from the exons atgataatcttttccagttggattttaaaattaCTTTtgtcatttacggcttcggcgggtaggcggttccgtggGTTGTCACCTACCCT ATACATGATGCACCCTGACGAGGCGGAGGGCAAGATGGCGGTCAACAGGAGAATCAACAAAGAAGGGCGGGCGCAGACACCGCCCTGGTGGAACACCCGCCCTGCACCACACCATCACAACTTCCGGCCTCCAACAATGTTCGGTTTCTACCCAAATAACTACGGAAACCAGAACAACGGTTACAGTGGTCTTCAGAACAACGAT ATAAAGTATGTTGTGCCGCCTTTCACTCCGGGAGGTTACGTCCATGTTGCACTTCAGTTCTGGATCCCAATCAGCATCGGCGGGTTCTTGGTGAGCAGCCGTGACCTGACAACCGCATTCAAGTCACCAAACCCCACCGCTTACATCACCAAGCTCTTCCTCAAGCACCTGACCACCAATTCAAGTGATATTCTTGGCGGCCTAGAAGGCCCACTTGTAGAAAAAGGAGTTCAAAATTTCCTAGATTGGGTCCTGCCTTACCTTGACCATTTTACTGGCAGAGACATCAACACTATAGAAGCATTCAAGTTTTCAGACGTCGATGAGAACAAACTAAACTCAAGACAGAAGAGGAGCTCGGAGGACTCTGAAGACGGCTGGGTTACCATAGGCGAGGAGCAGACAACAGCGACGCCAACAGCTCCTCTACTGAGCCACGGGTCATCATCCCTGGGACCAGCTGGCCAGGGACACAACGACAGAGTTCTGTGGGGCGGTGGCCATCTTCTCTCCCACAATGACATTCTCAACTCAGACGACAAAGTTACGCCAA GTCTAGATTTTGGTGCTCCAATCGACACGCGCCGCTACCCACGTCCGCGGCCATCTTTTTCTCACCCAGCCTCTTATCATCCTTATTCTTCTTCATATCCTCCATCCTCTGACTATCCTTCCTCGTCGGATATCAGCCCTCCCTTCCAGCTGACGTCCTTCGACGACATCCCATCGGGAGGTACAGGAGCTAAGAGAGACCTTGACGTCAGTACCCGCCTATCCCGCCTGGACTATCTCTTCACTAACCTTCACCTGGACCACGAAGAATGCCGTCGACGAGTATTATGCGAGGTTTCTCGGGAACCTGACACATTTGACCCGCTCTCTGGCATGATTAATGGGGAGACTAG GTTCCCAGGAGATGCCCAGGAGCTAAGTCGCACCTTGTTGAGGACCGCAGAAGGAGCGAGGCTCCTTTCATACATCGAAGCTGTCAAGACTGGGGAAGATCG GTCACAAGAATGTGATGTGTATAGATACAGGTGCAGGATGCGGGCTCGAGAGGTCATTAACACGGACATCTTGCCAATCTGGAGAGAAGTTGTTCGGTGGCTCACAGTCAAGGTTCTTACTCAAGACACCTCACTCCGCTGA
- the exu gene encoding protein PML — protein MNKRALEVLEDQFINKRAVCRKRKGKDSKEDLKNNAKKLNLSKNKVLEKDIDIIPNKALPNSFDGSICVAPQKLPVKKVQPVRQTVSGSCTANLVFFDIETTSLRLFCDITQIAAVDKNEVFNEYVTPSQKMNPTASILTGITCDNGILKVHGRPVEAKSRVVALENFLKWLELRSPALLFAHNAKFDYKRLFRAIYEENLVKQFEKHIIGFVDTVQMFKSKYPGLVNYKQKTLVGKFLKKSYEQHNAVEDAKLLKELYHTTQPHNIADSSCTFMSSYNKWFNDLQCMIKKETFIKMINMKYVSDGMATKMARLGLTLTDVKSAYEKDSHDGVVALLSQEDENGKPRVTKHKGVINNIIKYLHKAQV, from the coding sequence ATGAATAAACGTGCACTAGAAGTACTTGAAGATCAATTCATAAACAAACGTGCAGTCTGTCGGAAGAGAAAAGGCAAAGATTCAAAGGAAGACTTGAAGAATAATGCCAAGAAACTGAATTTAAGTAAAAATAAAGTTTTGGAAAAAGATATTGATATAATTCCAAATAAGGCATTACCTAATTCCTTTGATGGATCTATTTGTGTTGCACCTCAAAAACTACCTGTGAAGAAGGTGCAGCCAGTTCGTCAGACAGTTTCTGGATCATGTACTGCCAACCTCGTCTTCTTTGATATAGAAACTACATCTTTGAGATTGTTTTGCGATATCACGCAAATTGCTGCAGTAGataaaaatgaagtttttaatgaGTATGTCACTCCAAGCCAGAAAATGAATCCCACGGCATCAATTCTTACAGGAATCACCTGTGATAATGGGATACTGAAGGTTCATGGTAGGCCGGTGGAGGCAAAATCTCGTGTAGTTGCTTTGGAAAATTTTTTGAAATGGCTGGAATTAAGATCACCTGCTCTTCTTTTTGCCCATAATGCAAAGTTTGATTATAAACGGTTGTTCCGTGCAATTTATGAGGAAAATCTCGTAAAACAATTTGAGAAACATATAATTGGATTTGTTGACACTGTGCAAATGTTTAAGTCTAAATATCCCGGACTTGTTAACTACAAGCAAAAGACTCTAGTTGGTAAATTCCTTAAAAAATCATATGAACAACACAATGCTGTCGAAGATGCAAAATTACTTAAAGAATTATACCATACTACACAGCCTCACAACATTGCTGATTCTTCTTGTACCTTCATGTCTTCTTACAATAAATGGTTTAATGATTTGCAATGCATGATTAAGAAAGAAACGTTCATAAAAATGATTAACATGAAATATGTATCAGATGGAATGGCAACAAAAATGGCACGTTTGGGACTCACGCTCACAGATGTAAAAAGTGCTTATGAGAAAGACAGCCATGATGGAGTAGTGGCACTTCTCAGTCAAGAAGATGAAAATGGAAAACCACGTGTCACAAAACATAAAGGTGTCATAAACAATATAATTAAGTACTTGCATAAGGCTCAAGTGTGA